From Nicotiana tabacum cultivar K326 chromosome 22, ASM71507v2, whole genome shotgun sequence, one genomic window encodes:
- the LOC142176176 gene encoding uncharacterized protein LOC142176176 has product MADFLPSLVPEVEKELLLKSGTSSGVWTMFTDGATNVRGSGLGIVLKPPTGGVIRQSIKTTKLTNNEAKYEAMIVGLALAKSLGAETIEAKCDSLLVVNQVNGSYEVREDRMQRYLDKIQVALRCFKE; this is encoded by the coding sequence ATGGCTGATTTCTTGCCCTCCCTCGTGCCTGAGGTAGAAAAGGAACTTTTACTGAAATCAGGCACGTCTTCTGGGGTATGGACCATGTTCACTGATGGCGCCACAAACGTGAGAGGTTCTGGACTTGGTATAGTTCTAAAGCCACCTACGGGCGGTGTGATAAGACAAtctataaaaactacaaaattgactaacaatgaagccaagTACGAGGCTATGATTGTAGGTTTAGCACTGGCCAAAAGCCTGGGAGCTGAGACCATCGAAGCAAAATGTGATTCACTCCTGGTAGTGAACCAGGTGAATGGGAGCTACGAGGTCCGAGAAGACAGGATGCAGAGGTATTTGGATAAGATCCAAGTCGCATTACGTTGCTTCAAAGAATGA